The following are encoded together in the Roseivirga misakiensis genome:
- a CDS encoding RluA family pseudouridine synthase, whose translation MKIKFESLIIFEDDNFLVVNKPPFMASLEDRNDPMNLQKLAKSFSESLSACHRLDKETSGCLLFAKNKEAYRHASLQFEHRSIKKTYHAFVHGIHEFRNEVIDLPIYTLNKGVTKIDYAVGKPAKTTVNTMELFKNHTLVSCIPKTGRMHQIRIHLSKKDAPLINDDMYGGADLYLSQIKRNYKLKRDTEELPLIKRFALHASALAFDNLKEQVVVMADYPKDLRVLHKQLSLNKR comes from the coding sequence ATGAAAATCAAATTCGAATCGTTAATCATATTTGAGGACGACAACTTCTTAGTCGTCAACAAACCTCCTTTTATGGCCTCTTTGGAGGATCGAAACGACCCGATGAACTTGCAAAAGTTGGCTAAGTCCTTTAGTGAGTCCCTGTCGGCATGTCATCGGTTAGATAAAGAAACTTCTGGTTGTCTGCTTTTTGCGAAAAATAAGGAGGCATACCGTCATGCTTCACTTCAGTTTGAGCACCGATCAATCAAAAAAACTTATCATGCATTTGTTCACGGTATTCACGAATTCAGAAATGAAGTAATTGACTTGCCTATTTATACCTTAAATAAAGGAGTGACGAAGATTGATTACGCGGTAGGTAAGCCAGCTAAGACAACGGTGAATACTATGGAGTTATTTAAAAACCACACGCTGGTTTCATGTATTCCTAAGACAGGTCGAATGCATCAGATAAGAATTCACCTTTCTAAAAAGGATGCCCCGCTAATAAATGACGATATGTATGGTGGAGCTGATCTCTATTTATCCCAGATTAAAAGGAACTATAAATTGAAAAGGGATACAGAAGAATTGCCATTGATTAAACGCTTTGCACTGCATGCTAGCGCACTCGCTTTTGACAACCTGAAAGAACAAGTAGTAGTTATGGCAGATTATCCCAAGGATTTAAGGGTTTTACACAAACAATTATCCCTCAATAAAAGATAG
- a CDS encoding sensor histidine kinase: MLFNSRVVALILAIVVAGVTTAFLSLVPDVTVQSLLVAGLLSFAATYLLVFVTFEFLVFKEIGEIYKVLNKMRNKDFSFTESEEDASTSTNPLKRINREILTFGVNRNKEIEDLRKLEVFRREFLADVSHELKTPVFAAQGFVHTLLDGAVDDKKVRKRFLKRAAKSLDNLDSLIHDLLTLSQIETGEIKMHFEHFDIVVTAREVIDQLENKAEKKGLTIRMDTSYPDPIFVHADAIRIYRVLVNLVSNAIKYTDKGSIQVGFEVEDDMVQVFVRDTGVGIPPEDLDRIFERFFRVDKSRSKESGGTGLGLAIVKHVVEAHNANINVVSTVNEGSNFSFKLPIGQSTAEMEEEAKLELEMMSQDR; this comes from the coding sequence ATGTTATTTAATTCCAGAGTTGTAGCGCTAATTTTAGCAATAGTCGTAGCTGGTGTCACCACCGCTTTTCTATCTCTGGTTCCCGATGTTACTGTGCAAAGTTTGCTCGTAGCAGGGTTACTTTCCTTTGCTGCTACTTATCTCCTCGTTTTCGTCACTTTCGAATTTCTGGTTTTTAAAGAGATTGGCGAAATATATAAGGTGCTCAATAAAATGAGGAATAAAGACTTCTCTTTTACTGAAAGCGAAGAAGATGCCTCTACAAGTACCAACCCTTTAAAAAGGATTAACCGAGAGATTCTGACCTTTGGAGTTAATCGTAACAAAGAGATCGAAGACCTAAGGAAACTCGAAGTTTTTCGACGAGAATTCCTAGCCGATGTAAGTCATGAACTGAAAACGCCAGTGTTTGCAGCGCAAGGATTCGTACATACCTTGCTGGATGGTGCAGTAGATGATAAAAAGGTTAGAAAACGATTTTTAAAACGAGCTGCCAAAAGTTTAGATAACCTCGATTCCCTTATTCATGACCTCTTAACCCTTTCTCAAATCGAAACGGGGGAGATTAAAATGCATTTTGAGCATTTTGATATCGTAGTTACAGCCCGAGAGGTAATTGATCAATTAGAGAATAAGGCAGAAAAGAAAGGGCTCACCATTAGAATGGATACCTCTTATCCAGATCCAATATTTGTTCATGCAGATGCGATTAGGATATATAGAGTATTGGTAAACCTGGTTTCTAATGCGATCAAATACACAGATAAGGGAAGTATTCAAGTGGGCTTTGAGGTTGAAGATGATATGGTTCAAGTTTTTGTGAGAGATACAGGAGTTGGAATTCCACCTGAAGACCTGGATCGCATATTTGAGCGTTTTTTCAGAGTTGATAAGTCCCGATCGAAAGAAAGCGGAGGTACAGGCTTAGGCCTGGCCATTGTAAAACACGTTGTGGAGGCGCATAATGCTAACATAAACGTAGTCAGTACTGTAAATGAAGGCTCTAATTTTAGCTTCAAACTACCAATTGGTCAGAGTACGGCAGAAATGGAAGAGGAAGCAAAGTTGGAGTTAGAAATGATGTCACAAGATCGATAA
- a CDS encoding response regulator, whose product MTSKQSPKVLVVDDDLDILELLKYNLKKEGYEVETAEDGMKAVSICKKFSPDLILLDIMMPQQDGVETCRQIRELPDMSDAHITFLTARTEEYSEVAAFEAGADDYITKPIKPRALMSRISALFRKESKSSKKKSQIVAGNLTIDRSSYTVNIDGDQFTLPKKEFELLYFLAQHPNKVFSRDELLQNIWGTDVYVLARTVDVHIRKVREKIGEGYISTVKGVGYKFDIA is encoded by the coding sequence ATGACAAGCAAGCAATCTCCAAAAGTTCTAGTTGTTGATGATGATTTAGACATCTTAGAGCTGCTTAAATACAACCTAAAAAAAGAAGGTTACGAAGTTGAAACTGCAGAAGATGGAATGAAGGCAGTAAGTATCTGCAAAAAATTCAGTCCAGATTTAATTCTCCTCGATATTATGATGCCTCAGCAAGATGGTGTTGAGACTTGTAGGCAGATTCGCGAACTTCCAGATATGTCAGATGCACATATTACTTTTTTAACCGCTCGTACAGAAGAATACTCTGAAGTGGCTGCTTTTGAAGCTGGTGCTGATGATTACATCACTAAGCCCATTAAGCCTAGAGCATTAATGAGTAGAATTAGCGCACTGTTTAGAAAGGAGAGTAAGAGCAGTAAGAAGAAATCACAAATTGTAGCTGGAAACTTAACGATTGATCGGTCTAGCTATACGGTGAACATTGATGGCGATCAGTTCACGCTGCCTAAAAAAGAATTTGAATTGCTTTACTTTTTGGCTCAACACCCCAATAAGGTGTTTAGTCGAGATGAGTTACTCCAAAACATTTGGGGAACCGATGTTTACGTGTTAGCAAGAACAGTTGATGTACACATTAGAAAAGTAAGGGAAAAAATAGGTGAAGGTTATATCTCCACTGTAAAAGGGGTAGGATACAAGTTTGACATTGCCTAA
- a CDS encoding DUF3108 domain-containing protein, producing the protein MRRSIFSICALVFFQLGFSQSYQLTEDMPFKAGEFLEMKASIGFIKAAEVSFNVSNIIYSVNDHPTWKIDINAKTSGMFDLFSPVRDNWGTYYDTTKLIPQRFYRYIREGRFRKNEILYFDHDKDSVLVTKLHKETKKLEKREEYAIPHNVQDMVTGYYYLRSIDFDKLNVGDIITVNTFFDEKEQPFRVKFTGREVIKTKFGKVKSVVLVPIIEKDSLFEEDNTLKVWLSDDLNKIPLKFQAKIYVGYLRVELKKAKNLKHPMAVVQ; encoded by the coding sequence ATGAGGAGAAGTATTTTTAGTATTTGTGCACTTGTCTTTTTCCAATTAGGTTTTAGTCAAAGCTATCAGTTAACTGAGGACATGCCTTTTAAGGCTGGTGAATTCTTGGAGATGAAAGCTTCAATAGGATTTATTAAAGCGGCAGAGGTTTCCTTTAACGTTAGCAACATTATTTATAGTGTAAATGACCATCCCACTTGGAAGATCGATATCAATGCCAAAACCTCCGGTATGTTCGATTTATTTTCTCCTGTCAGAGATAATTGGGGTACTTACTACGATACGACTAAGCTAATTCCTCAGCGATTTTATCGATATATAAGAGAGGGAAGGTTCAGGAAAAACGAAATCTTATACTTTGATCACGACAAGGATTCAGTCCTTGTAACTAAGCTTCATAAGGAGACGAAGAAGCTAGAGAAGAGAGAAGAATATGCCATTCCTCATAACGTGCAAGATATGGTTACCGGCTATTATTATCTCCGGTCGATCGATTTCGATAAACTGAACGTGGGAGATATTATTACGGTCAATACCTTTTTTGATGAGAAAGAACAGCCTTTCCGTGTTAAGTTCACAGGGCGGGAAGTGATTAAAACAAAATTTGGCAAGGTCAAATCTGTCGTGCTGGTACCAATAATCGAAAAGGATAGTCTTTTTGAGGAGGATAATACCCTAAAAGTTTGGCTATCCGATGACTTAAATAAGATCCCCCTCAAGTTTCAGGCTAAAATCTATGTAGGTTATCTGAGAGTTGAGTTGAAAAAAGCCAAAAACCTCAAGCATCCGATGGCTGTCGTTCAGTGA
- a CDS encoding aminopeptidase has protein sequence MKVKKILKRVGLALAVLIVIFVAWQFELVSYGMMQLRGQLRVVNQSVPLEEFLADTSTTQAQKEKVQVIMEAKQFAFDELGINYSENYSTIFDQEGKPSMFVVTACDPYSFRPRTWKFPFIGRFPYKGFFVREKAVEEFNRVKEEEGLDVGLRTAGGWSTLGWFKDPVLSNMLNRSEGDLASLIIHELTHGTLFVKDSVTFNENLASFIGDRGAIMFLEDKYGKGSQEVTDYIASNEDQVMFRTYLLGASQRLDSLYKGMTDLEVDEKQVLKDQMIEQIKVDFKNVPFKSARYLSYFDDFTPNNTFFMSLLRYNSQQDVLEAQLDGEFGGDLLAYLEYLKKRYPSL, from the coding sequence ATGAAGGTGAAGAAAATCTTAAAAAGAGTGGGGCTCGCGTTGGCCGTTTTAATCGTCATTTTTGTTGCATGGCAATTCGAATTGGTCAGCTATGGTATGATGCAATTAAGGGGACAGCTGCGTGTTGTAAATCAGTCAGTTCCGTTAGAAGAATTCCTAGCTGACACCAGTACTACCCAAGCACAAAAAGAAAAAGTTCAGGTTATAATGGAAGCGAAACAATTCGCTTTCGATGAGCTTGGGATTAACTATTCAGAAAATTATTCTACGATTTTTGACCAGGAGGGCAAACCTTCGATGTTCGTTGTTACTGCATGTGATCCCTATTCTTTTAGACCTCGAACCTGGAAGTTTCCTTTCATTGGTCGTTTTCCTTATAAAGGATTCTTTGTGAGGGAAAAAGCAGTCGAAGAGTTTAATCGTGTAAAGGAGGAAGAGGGCTTAGATGTTGGTTTAAGAACAGCAGGTGGTTGGTCTACTCTGGGTTGGTTTAAAGATCCAGTACTTTCCAATATGCTCAACCGATCAGAAGGAGATTTGGCCAGTTTAATTATTCATGAATTAACCCATGGAACTTTGTTCGTAAAGGATTCCGTTACTTTCAATGAAAACTTGGCATCCTTTATCGGAGATAGGGGAGCCATCATGTTTCTTGAAGATAAGTATGGTAAGGGTAGTCAAGAGGTGACTGATTATATAGCCAGTAATGAAGATCAAGTGATGTTTAGGACGTACTTACTCGGCGCATCGCAAAGGTTAGATTCCTTATACAAGGGTATGACGGATTTGGAAGTCGATGAAAAGCAAGTCCTAAAAGATCAAATGATCGAACAGATTAAGGTCGACTTTAAAAACGTCCCTTTTAAATCAGCACGGTATCTGAGTTACTTTGATGATTTTACGCCAAATAATACTTTCTTTATGTCGTTGCTGAGATATAACTCTCAACAAGACGTTCTGGAGGCACAATTAGATGGTGAATTTGGAGGAGATTTATTGGCTTATTTAGAATATCTCAAAAAGCGATATCCGTCGCTATAA
- the recA gene encoding recombinase RecA, giving the protein MSENSEKLKALQLTIDKLEKSYGKGAVMKLSDNKVEDLPSIPTGSLGLDIALGIGGIPRGRVIEIYGPESSGKTTLTMHCIAEAQKRGGLAAFIDAEHAFDKGYAEKLGIDTENLLISQPDNGEQALEIAEHLIRSGALDIIVIDSVAALVPKAEIEGEMGDSKMGLQARLMSQALRKLTGTINKTGCACIFINQLREKIGVMFGNPETTTGGNALKFYASVRLDIRRIGQIKESADNIMGNRTRVKVVKNKVSPPFKVVEFDIMYGQGISKSGEILDIGVEFEIIKKAGSWFSYNGEKLGQGRDAVKRLIEDNPELAEELETKIKAVINGEVEATPAE; this is encoded by the coding sequence ATGAGTGAGAATTCCGAAAAATTAAAGGCATTACAATTAACAATAGATAAGCTAGAAAAATCTTACGGCAAAGGTGCCGTAATGAAGCTGAGTGATAATAAGGTTGAAGACTTACCATCTATCCCAACGGGTTCTCTTGGATTAGACATCGCGCTGGGTATTGGCGGTATACCTAGAGGACGGGTTATTGAGATTTATGGCCCTGAATCTTCAGGTAAAACAACCTTAACCATGCACTGCATTGCTGAGGCTCAAAAAAGAGGCGGTTTAGCAGCCTTTATTGATGCTGAACATGCTTTCGACAAAGGATATGCTGAAAAACTGGGCATCGACACTGAAAACCTTCTCATATCTCAGCCAGATAATGGTGAGCAAGCATTGGAGATTGCAGAACACCTTATCCGATCAGGCGCATTAGATATTATCGTTATTGATTCAGTAGCTGCGCTTGTCCCTAAAGCCGAAATCGAAGGTGAAATGGGTGATAGCAAGATGGGACTTCAAGCACGTTTGATGTCTCAAGCTTTAAGAAAACTGACAGGAACCATCAATAAAACGGGTTGTGCCTGTATTTTCATTAACCAGTTAAGAGAGAAGATTGGTGTAATGTTCGGAAATCCTGAAACAACTACCGGTGGTAATGCCCTTAAATTCTACGCTTCAGTAAGACTTGACATCAGAAGAATCGGTCAAATCAAAGAAAGTGCTGATAACATAATGGGTAATAGAACTCGTGTGAAAGTGGTAAAAAATAAAGTATCACCTCCATTCAAAGTAGTTGAGTTTGACATTATGTATGGTCAAGGAATTTCTAAATCTGGCGAAATCCTAGATATAGGAGTTGAATTCGAAATCATCAAAAAGGCCGGCTCATGGTTTTCCTACAATGGTGAAAAACTTGGCCAAGGTAGAGATGCTGTTAAGCGCTTGATTGAAGATAACCCGGAATTGGCCGAAGAATTAGAAACTAAGATCAAAGCTGTGATCAACGGTGAGGTAGAAGCGACACCAGCAGAATAA
- a CDS encoding 2-C-methyl-D-erythritol 4-phosphate cytidylyltransferase produces the protein MQRYAIIVAGGSGKRMQSELPKQFLELAGKPILMHTLEAYYYEQTEIILVLPVKELTQWKSLCIQHNFDIPHRIVEGGTSRFRSVQNGLSAIENTTGLVAIHDGVRPLIKRSIISESYRIADEKGNAITAVAAKDSLREIGDWGNKAVDRSKFQIIQTPQTFRIELIKKAFETKEQDTFTDDASVLENSGERIHLIEGDYSNIKITTPEDLRIAESLLRPN, from the coding sequence TTGCAACGATATGCCATCATAGTAGCAGGCGGAAGTGGAAAACGCATGCAAAGTGAGCTACCCAAACAGTTTCTTGAACTAGCTGGGAAACCCATTTTAATGCACACGCTTGAAGCCTACTACTATGAGCAGACCGAAATTATCCTCGTGCTTCCAGTTAAAGAATTGACACAATGGAAGAGCCTGTGTATTCAACATAATTTTGACATCCCGCACCGTATAGTTGAAGGCGGAACAAGCAGATTCAGATCCGTACAAAATGGCTTATCTGCTATCGAAAACACCACCGGACTTGTGGCAATTCACGATGGCGTTCGACCGCTAATCAAAAGATCAATTATTTCCGAATCCTATCGCATTGCCGATGAAAAAGGAAATGCCATCACCGCTGTAGCAGCCAAAGACTCACTGAGAGAAATAGGTGATTGGGGTAATAAAGCGGTCGATAGATCTAAATTCCAGATCATTCAAACACCGCAAACCTTTAGAATTGAACTCATTAAGAAGGCTTTTGAAACGAAAGAACAAGATACCTTTACCGACGACGCTTCTGTGCTTGAGAACTCTGGTGAACGCATTCATTTAATCGAAGGTGACTATAGCAATATAAAAATCACTACTCCCGAAGATTTAAGGATTGCCGAATCTTTGCTTAGACCAAACTAG
- a CDS encoding 3-keto-disaccharide hydrolase, with the protein MKRALFSASILGLALLCLVSCNSKEDEWIALFNGKDLEGWTPKITGYDVGENYGNTFRVVDGLLTVSYDKYYRFENRFGHLFYKDKFSDYLLHIEYRFIGEQAEGGEQWALKNSGVMLHAQSPESMKNQQDFPISLEAQFLGGLNNGERPTGSLCTPGTHVDIDNEFTERHCITSKAPTFHGEEWVTIDILVRNNEEIAHIIEGDTIIKYTNPIIGGGVVNNFDPSTKVDGKPLKEGFIALQSESHPIQFRKVMLKDLSK; encoded by the coding sequence ATGAAACGCGCCCTATTCAGCGCCTCGATTTTGGGGCTTGCTTTACTTTGCCTAGTATCCTGTAATTCTAAGGAAGACGAGTGGATAGCACTTTTTAATGGTAAGGATTTAGAAGGCTGGACTCCTAAAATAACTGGTTATGACGTCGGCGAGAATTACGGCAACACTTTCAGAGTTGTTGATGGTCTTCTGACAGTATCCTATGACAAATACTACCGGTTCGAAAACCGATTCGGACACCTCTTCTACAAGGATAAATTTTCAGATTATCTCTTACATATTGAATATCGCTTTATCGGAGAGCAGGCTGAAGGTGGAGAACAATGGGCGTTAAAAAACAGCGGAGTCATGCTTCATGCCCAGTCCCCAGAATCGATGAAAAACCAACAAGACTTCCCAATTTCTCTAGAGGCCCAATTTCTTGGCGGGCTAAATAATGGCGAAAGACCCACAGGTAGCCTTTGTACACCAGGCACACATGTAGATATAGACAATGAGTTCACAGAAAGACATTGTATCACATCAAAAGCTCCCACCTTTCATGGCGAAGAATGGGTAACAATCGATATTTTGGTTAGAAATAACGAAGAAATCGCCCACATCATTGAAGGCGACACAATCATAAAATACACCAACCCCATAATCGGTGGCGGTGTTGTAAATAACTTCGATCCATCTACCAAGGTGGATGGAAAACCACTAAAAGAAGGATTTATCGCACTGCAAAGCGAGAGCCACCCTATTCAATTCAGAAAAGTGATGCTCAAAGATCTTTCTAAATAA
- a CDS encoding MFS transporter produces the protein MSLNNSINKSRLFTASCMALTVTSMTFAIRAGILGQLGTDFGLTDTQLGFVNSMAFLGFPIATIIGGLIYNTFGPKKLMFVAFVSHIIGLVLTIFAGDFWTLLISTFFIGFANGTVEAACNPMIADMHSGNKTTMLNRFHVWFPGGIVIGSLASKFMTDFDMGWQLQIAIMLVPTLIYGYLFFGQAFPENESAESNTSKNIKSLVSPLFIFMVICMTLTATAELGTQQWVERILGNTGASPMLILALVTGLMAVGRFFAGPVIKRFNPAGVLWGSSIIATLAIYLMSSATGGMVYVAAILFAIGVMYFWPTMIGFVGEYIPSTGALGMSLIGGAGMFATSIWQPVIGGWLDAERTVALDAGMTAEAAELAAGQATLGNIVYFPAILVVLFGILFLNRNKIEKQRVPQSH, from the coding sequence ATGAGTTTGAATAATTCAATTAACAAGAGTAGACTATTCACGGCTAGTTGCATGGCTCTGACAGTAACGTCAATGACTTTTGCCATACGTGCGGGAATTTTAGGTCAACTCGGTACAGATTTTGGCCTAACAGATACACAATTAGGATTCGTCAATTCTATGGCATTTCTAGGTTTCCCGATCGCAACAATCATCGGTGGATTGATCTACAATACCTTTGGGCCGAAAAAACTAATGTTTGTTGCTTTTGTATCGCATATCATCGGATTGGTGCTTACAATTTTCGCGGGCGATTTCTGGACTTTACTTATTTCAACCTTCTTTATTGGTTTTGCCAACGGTACAGTAGAAGCGGCTTGTAACCCCATGATCGCTGATATGCATAGTGGTAATAAAACTACTATGCTCAATAGATTTCACGTATGGTTCCCAGGTGGAATAGTAATCGGCTCTTTAGCTTCAAAATTCATGACTGATTTTGACATGGGTTGGCAACTACAAATTGCCATCATGTTAGTCCCAACTTTGATTTATGGTTACCTATTCTTCGGACAGGCATTTCCTGAAAATGAAAGCGCCGAAAGCAATACTTCTAAGAATATTAAAAGCCTCGTATCTCCATTATTCATCTTCATGGTAATCTGTATGACCCTAACAGCTACGGCAGAATTAGGAACACAGCAATGGGTGGAGAGGATTCTCGGTAATACAGGTGCAAGCCCAATGCTTATTTTAGCATTAGTTACAGGTCTCATGGCGGTAGGAAGGTTCTTTGCAGGGCCTGTCATTAAGAGATTCAACCCAGCAGGAGTACTTTGGGGATCGTCTATCATCGCAACCTTAGCTATTTATCTGATGAGTTCTGCGACAGGCGGAATGGTATATGTAGCTGCTATCCTCTTTGCCATCGGAGTTATGTACTTCTGGCCAACAATGATTGGTTTTGTAGGAGAATATATCCCAAGCACTGGTGCCTTAGGTATGTCACTTATTGGAGGTGCAGGTATGTTTGCTACAAGTATTTGGCAACCGGTAATCGGTGGTTGGCTAGATGCCGAACGTACCGTTGCGTTAGATGCTGGTATGACGGCCGAAGCCGCTGAACTTGCTGCAGGACAAGCCACTTTAGGGAACATCGTTTACTTCCCGGCCATATTGGTTGTCCTATTCGGAATTCTTTTCTTAAACCGAAATAAAATAGAGAAACAACGCGTACCTCAATCACACTAA
- a CDS encoding Gfo/Idh/MocA family protein — protein sequence MSKIRLGMIGGGLSSFIGIVHRIAAYIGEEYTLVGGAFDTDYDNAIKFANKLELDPSRTYPDIDTFIEKESALPSDQRIEAVVVVTPNFLHYPMAKQLIQAGFHVICEKPVTNTAAEAIELEELVNKHKVVFALTHTYTGYPMVRQMKSMIAEGIIGDIQKVDAQYYQGWINPVIHDPEKRKSVWRLDPAKAGQSCCMGDIGVHAFNMIEYTTGLKTLKVLSDLNTLYADNPLDIDGTAMLRFEDEVRGIVRASQIATAEENSLRISVYGTKGALKWEQEDPNYLYHLEDGEPVKVLKPGHVYASEFAKQSTKMAPGHPEGIFDSMANLYIGAAKAIRGEEYIDGAFPTIRDGVRGMKFIEAVLESDKNGNTWAEIDD from the coding sequence ATGAGTAAAATAAGACTAGGAATGATTGGAGGAGGTCTGTCCTCTTTCATTGGAATTGTTCACAGAATTGCAGCCTATATTGGAGAGGAATACACTCTTGTTGGTGGGGCATTCGATACTGATTATGACAATGCGATTAAGTTCGCGAATAAGTTAGAGTTAGATCCAAGTAGAACCTATCCAGACATAGATACTTTTATTGAAAAAGAGTCGGCCCTTCCAAGCGATCAGCGGATAGAAGCAGTAGTGGTGGTTACCCCAAACTTCTTACACTACCCGATGGCCAAGCAGTTAATTCAAGCTGGTTTTCATGTGATATGTGAAAAACCAGTCACCAATACTGCTGCCGAAGCAATTGAACTGGAAGAACTCGTAAACAAGCACAAAGTAGTTTTTGCCCTGACGCATACGTACACGGGATACCCTATGGTTAGGCAAATGAAATCCATGATTGCCGAAGGCATTATTGGTGATATTCAAAAAGTCGATGCACAGTATTATCAAGGCTGGATTAATCCTGTAATTCATGACCCAGAAAAACGCAAGAGCGTTTGGCGTTTAGACCCTGCAAAAGCAGGTCAAAGTTGTTGTATGGGTGATATTGGTGTTCATGCCTTTAACATGATAGAATACACGACGGGACTAAAAACCTTGAAAGTACTTTCGGATTTAAACACGTTATATGCAGATAATCCGCTGGACATTGATGGCACTGCGATGCTACGATTCGAAGATGAAGTTCGTGGTATAGTTCGGGCAAGCCAGATTGCAACCGCTGAAGAAAATAGTCTCAGAATTTCAGTTTATGGCACAAAGGGCGCACTAAAATGGGAACAAGAAGACCCTAATTATTTATACCACTTGGAAGATGGAGAGCCTGTGAAAGTGTTAAAACCAGGACATGTTTATGCAAGTGAATTTGCTAAACAGAGCACAAAGATGGCTCCTGGACACCCCGAGGGCATTTTTGACTCGATGGCCAACCTTTACATTGGTGCGGCGAAAGCCATTAGAGGCGAGGAATATATAGACGGTGCCTTCCCAACTATTAGAGATGGGGTACGCGGCATGAAATTTATTGAGGCTGTTCTTGAATCAGACAAGAATGGTAATACTTGGGCAGAAATTGACGATTAA
- a CDS encoding sugar phosphate isomerase/epimerase family protein, giving the protein MKTTKGPAIFLAQFADDQPPFNSLAGMAEWASSLGYKAVQIPTWDSRLIDLDKAAESKTYCDELKGTLADHNLEVSELSTHLQGQLVAVHPAYEELFKGFAPKGLNKKQRNSWAVDQVKKAAVASKNLGINVHATFSGALVWPYFYNWPQRPSGLIEKGFQELANRWEPILNHFDEQGVDVCYEVHAGEDLHDGTSFEMFYEATNKHNRVKLLYDPSHFVLQQLDYLAYIDHYHEFIRMFHVKDAEFNPNGKSGVYGGYQDWGDRPGRFRSIGDGQVDFQGIFSKLTQYGYDGWAVLEWECCIKSPEQGAREGAEYIKDFIIEATEKSFDDFADAGISDEEFKNLLGIEE; this is encoded by the coding sequence ATGAAAACTACCAAAGGACCTGCCATTTTCTTGGCACAGTTTGCAGATGATCAGCCACCTTTCAATTCGTTGGCAGGAATGGCTGAATGGGCCAGCAGCTTGGGCTATAAGGCCGTTCAAATCCCTACTTGGGACTCAAGATTAATCGATCTAGATAAAGCGGCAGAAAGTAAGACTTACTGTGACGAATTAAAAGGGACACTGGCCGATCACAATTTAGAAGTAAGCGAGCTATCTACCCATTTGCAAGGACAACTCGTCGCTGTGCACCCTGCTTATGAGGAACTTTTCAAGGGATTTGCGCCTAAGGGATTGAATAAAAAGCAAAGAAACAGTTGGGCGGTTGATCAGGTAAAAAAGGCCGCAGTTGCCTCTAAGAATTTAGGGATAAACGTGCATGCGACTTTTTCTGGAGCCTTAGTTTGGCCATACTTCTACAACTGGCCACAGCGTCCATCTGGTCTGATAGAAAAAGGATTTCAGGAATTAGCTAATCGGTGGGAACCTATTCTCAATCATTTTGACGAACAGGGTGTAGATGTTTGCTACGAAGTTCATGCAGGAGAAGACCTCCATGATGGTACATCTTTTGAAATGTTCTACGAAGCGACGAATAAGCACAATCGCGTGAAGCTCCTTTATGATCCGTCGCATTTTGTGCTTCAACAATTAGATTATTTAGCCTATATCGATCACTACCATGAATTTATCCGCATGTTCCATGTGAAGGATGCAGAATTTAATCCCAATGGAAAATCAGGCGTTTACGGCGGCTACCAAGACTGGGGAGATAGACCAGGCCGATTCCGTTCAATTGGCGACGGTCAAGTTGACTTCCAAGGTATTTTCTCTAAACTAACTCAATATGGCTATGATGGCTGGGCAGTTTTGGAGTGGGAATGCTGTATAAAATCACCAGAACAAGGCGCCAGAGAAGGTGCTGAATACATCAAAGACTTTATTATTGAGGCTACCGAAAAGAGTTTCGATGACTTTGCTGACGCGGGTATAAGCGATGAAGAATTTAAAAACCTATTAGGAATAGAAGAATGA